The nucleotide sequence GCGGCCCGATTCTCGAGTAATGATTGGGAACTCAGGGAGACTCTCAtgttgccccagggaagtccaatctccattcgagttgcgagggggagctggggattgctGTCGAGTCACTGCAAGGCAAATAgccctcatctaggcttgtgtccagaaactccgTGTTCCTCTCAAGTggcgacagggatctcagggTTGCATTTAAGGTtaacccggggagtcaggcctcgtctcgagttgaagcaaagaactccgctctcctctcgagttttgacgggtatctcttggatCCCATTGAGTGGCCTAATTGGAGTCAAGCCTCTTGTGGAGTTTTGAGAggggactcgggattgctctctagaccctgcaggaagaaaagggcctcatctcgcgatgagGGGGAATCTTGTGGTTTTTCTCGAGCTGCAGGCGACGTTTGGTGTTTCTCTCGAGTTATGtcagggagctcagggagcctctcatgtggccccagggaagtccagtctccattcgacTTGCGAGGGGGAGCGCGGCATTGTTCTAGAGTCATggcaggggaatcgggcctcaagatgcGTTGAAGGGGGAAAATCGAGATCgttctcgagttgcggcaggaaaccctgggttccctcaaattgtgacggtgacctcagggagcttctcatggTGCCTATGGGAAGTCAGATATACTGTGGAGTTTGGAGGGGCCTCTTGGGACTctactgggtttggtgcaatggaagagggcctcatctcgagttcaggcgggaacctcagtgttcctctcctgCTCTGATGTGGGTCTCGAGGTGTGTATGTCATTTCAAACAGGAAGTCAGTTATCGACTTGtgtggaggcatggaactctgctttcctctcgagttgtcaaaggggtTCAGGCCTCCAGGCAagttgaatttgggacctggggctcttttTGGATTAGTAACTGGGGCATCAGAACTCCCTTCgtgttgtgagttgattctcgGCTGACATTCAAATCGGTGCAAGGGAATCAGGCCTGATCTTGAGTGCTTGGGGAAACACGTGTCTTTCAAATTGTGACAAGACTCCAGGGTTCCACTGcagtgtcaagtagataccagcctTCTCTGGAGATGTGACGGGGACGTTGGCATTCTTTTCCAGGCGAAGCAGGGCAATCGACCTTCATCTCGACTTGAGGAGGGGAAACAGGGCCCTTCTTGACTTGTGGCGGGAAGTTCAGCGTTCCTCTCGAGTGGGGACGGGTATCTGGGGAAACGTCTGAAGTTTCCTAAAGCGTGTCAATTACCCTTTCCAATTCCAAGACTGAACGTTGGCTTTCTTTGGAAACACTGCAGCATCAATGGGTCTCCTCAAGCGTGCAGGGGAGAATTCTGTGGGCTGGGTGAAGTTGTGACAGGAAGCTTAGAGTTCGTCTCGAGTTGCATGTCGACCTGGGGGACCAGCTCTtgtctcctcagggaagtcagatctcctttcTCGTTTTGAGGGGGCACTCAGGATTCCTCGTGCATCACTGCAtggatgaatagggcctcatctcgagttgaggcgggaacctcagggttcctctccatttctgacatcAATCTCGGGGTCTCTGTGGACTTggaacaggggagtcaggcctcgtcttgtgctGATGCATGGAAAtctgcttgcctctcgagttctTCATGGGGTGTCAGGCCACTTATCGAGTTGTATTTGTAACCTGTGGCTTTTTCCGGAGGATGCAACCAGGGTGTCATTGCCCCTTAGTGTTGTGATTTCATCCTCGGGATTACATTTGAAGAGATGTCTGGGCATCGGGACTTACCTTGAGTTGACGGGGAAATCGGTGTCTTGTGGAATGAGGCACGACCCACGAGGCGTCCTCTCGAGTTTCAatgtgagaccggcctcctcctgGGGTGCGACGGGAAGGTCaggatccctttccagacaaGCAGGGGAATCAACCCTCATGTCCTGAtttggaggggagaaggggctcaggtTAAGTTGTGCCAAGAAAACTCGATGTTCCTCTCGAGTAAGACTGGTATGTCAAGGAACTTTTTTTGAGTTGCATCAAGTGTGTCAAGTACCCtttcgaatttcaagagggaacgtgggatttctcCCGAGACGCTGCAGTGGAAAAGGGCCTCAACTCTCGATGACAGtggaacctcgtggtttttctcaagttggggcgggattctcgagttacatcagggaactcagggagcctcttgtggtgccccagggaagtccaatctcaagtcgagttgtgagggggagctggggattgctctcgagtcactgcaggacaaatagacctcatctaggcttgtgtccaaaAACTCCATGTTCCTCTCCAATggcgacagggatctcagggTTGCATTCAAGATTCACCCATGGACTCACACCTCGTCTCAAGTTGAAGCAAAGAACTCCGCTCTCCTTTCGAGTTGTGACGAGTATCTCTTGGTgcccattgagtggcctaaagggagtcaagcctcctttgGAGTTTTGAGAAGGGACTCacgattgctctctaggccctgcaggaaaagaagggcctcatctctcGATGACgggggaatctcgtggtttttctctagctgtgacacGACGTGTGGGGTTTCTCTCGATTTATGACGGGGAACCCAGAGAGCCTCTAGTGTGGCCCCAgtgaagtccagtctccattcgagttggGAGCGGGAACGTGGCATTGCTCTAGAGTCTTGGCACGGGAATCTGGCCTCAAGACACGTTGAAGAGGGAATCTCAAGGTCTTTCTCGAGTTAAGACAGGAAACCATGGGTTCCCTAGACTTCTGACAGTGATCTCATGTAGCTTCTGATGGTGCCAAgggaagtcaggaatactgtggagttgggaggggcctcttggGACTCCACTGGGGTCGGcacaatggaagagggcctcatctcttGTTGATATGGGAACCTCACGATTCGTCTTCTGTTCTGACGTGTTTCTTGGGGTGTGTTTGCtgtttcaaacagggagtcagaTCTCGACTTGtgtggaggcatggaactctgctttcctctctagttgtcaaaggggtttcaAGCCTCCAGGAGAGTtgagtttgggacctaagcctcTTTTCGAGTTATCAACCGGGGCTGTTCTGAGTTAATTCTCGGCTACATTTGAATTGGTGCAAGGGAGTCAGGCCTGATCTCATGTGGATGGGGAAATACATGGCTTTCGATTTGTGACAAGGCCCCCGGGTTCCCCTCCACTTTCAAGTAGATATCAGCTTCCTCTCGAGGTGCGACAGGGACGTCAGCATTCCTTTCCACCCAAAGCAGGGCAATCGACCCCCATCTCCACTTCAGGAGGGGAAAACAgggctcttcttgacttgtggtAGGAAACTCAGCATTCCTCTCGATTGGGGACGGGTATCTGGGGAAATTTCTGGAGTTTCCTAAAGCGTGTCAAGTACCCTTTTGAGTTCCAAGAGGGAACGcgggctttctttggaaacgcTGCAGCCTAAAAAGGCCTCCTCAAGCATGCAGAGGAGAATTCCGTGGGTTGTTTGGAGTTGTTGCAGGAAGCTtagtgttcctctcgagttgcgtgTCAACCTGGGGGACCCGCTCATGTCTCCTCAGGGAAGTTAGATCTCCTTTGGCGTTGCGAGGGCCACCTCGGGATTCCTCGTGCATTGCTTCAGGGATGAATAgagcctcatctcgagttgagatgggaacctcagtgttcctctccattGCATTTCTGACATCGACCTCGAGGTCTTTGAGGAGTTGGAACAGGGTagtcaggcctcatcttgtgTTGAGGCacggaactccgcttgcctctcaaGTTGTTCATGGGGTGTCAGGCCACTTGTCaagttgtatttggaacctgcggCTTTTTCCAGAGGATGCAACTGGGCTGTCAGTGCCCTTTCGTGTTCTGACTTCATCCTTGGGGTTACATTCGAAGAGGTGCCCGGGCATCAGGACTTACCTTGAGTGGACGGGGAAATCGGTGTCATTTGGAATGTGGCAAGACCCACGAGGTGTCCTCTCGAGTTTCAatgtgagaccggcctcctcctgagATGTGACGGGAAGGTCAGGATCGCTTTctagacaaagcaggggaatcgaccctcatgttGAGatcaggaggagagaaagggatcAGATTAAGTTGTTCcgggaaactcggtgttcctctcgagtgagacTGGTATATTGGGGAACTTTTGGAGTTACATCAAGGGTGTCAATTACTGTTTCAAATTTCAACAGGAAACGTGGGATTTGTCTCGAGATGCTGCAGcgggaaagggcctcatctcgtgatgatgggggaacctcgtggtttttctgGAGTTGCAGCAGGATTCTCGAGTTACAACGGGGAattcagggagcctctcgtgttgtcccagggaagtccaatctccattcaagttgcgagggggagctggggattgctGTGGAGTCACTGCaaggcaaatagacctcatctaggcttgtgtccagaaactctgtgttcctctccagtggtgacagggatctcagggttgcattcaaggttcaaccggggagtcaggccttgtctcgatttgaagcaaagaactccactctcctctcgagttgtgatgggcatttgccagggtccagccccggcagatccagggaattcaaaggcGAAATGGCTTCAGCGTTCAGGATACGACAGAATTACAGATATAAAGattggttaaataaggatagctcagtgagaaaattcagtggaggaaaGATGCTGAATATCTGgatttacgtggaaagctaataaaattccaaaataaggaattcacatcacctacataggccgcaggcatcctcccgttctcccaaaggagaggagacactaaggcctccccagtccgatcttagaagcccaggcaaaattagtaggcttgaggagcctccatgctccagatggaaattcagccagaaggtgagagaaagaacgacatggggagaccaagctttggtaaacaaggcccacactttattttccaaagtagtttttataccttaagttgtgcttAGAGTATAATGGGGGAAAGGGTAAAGttagcagtaagccaggctttctccCTACAAACTTATCATAATCAAAAGTTttggtgaattacatcatcttctggccaagaggcctgttaacattttaagatcctttcttcagaaaacttatttttctctaaagttgattattctaaagtcaggcaccatgctccaaaagcattagataaagttgaattcctatagggcaaaggtgtggtgggctataacaagaaaataattaactcaagggtccaaggttacaaacattaaggCTACTACTTATATTCCTATACACCAACTCTGTTAATCAATACACTGCGAggaacacagtaggtaagggatatggaaacagCAGCAAACATttgcccaacaagtgaaaaacccttcaccaatacaatttctaatcaatcttttaactgctcaaaggaacctgtatttagacagtttagaacatcgcATGCCTTTCACGGTTGGAAGGCTGTGAACAATCGCATGTGGCCGGAATaatcttcagaggagtttgtaggttgaaacactcttatCACACCCAGGAGCTTTatcaactggagctgtaagttaactctttttcagagagaggtggtgggggacagccccctgtaaagtcagaggtgtaggtgagagcacaaagcagtaaagtaggcagactctgctTTTGGGAGTATATGCTCGAGAATtttcagggggactcctgaggctcgattccGCCTTTGcttatgccaagcctccttcctcatgacctttgccatgggcagagttccCTCACACTGGGTCCCGGAATCTCccccttttctatttcttaaaacacCCAATGCAGCTCAGTcacgagcttctgaatgttctgccgaagaatcctgacaatacaaggaagaatgattatgagtAGCAAAAATAGAGCACCAACCTCAACATAACTAaagatattagacagaatgttttttttccctgaaatgaagttagagaaagtgtgaaaaaagttATTAGCTGCTCCTGCGGtggtaaaatccagtcgagagtgttccaaggtctgtatttgattatgaagtttccctaagtccaggccaatgtcagagctgttccaaacacctgaaatatgatttttaattttttcccattcataatctgtctcgtttacATTTAAAGATGTCACacatatccaccggtaatcagcgtggcatgacagagccattttcacctttaaagcctgttactcagtcccaatatgcattattgcctcctccaaggcatctacCCTCATCTCCAACTTTCTATCTATAACTTGCTGTGTTGCTAGagttagagaaatatttttagacatgatatcaacatattgggcagtatgcacttgttgagtcaatgatattgctgccgcagtaacagaagtaattgctgctattaaagctgttattcctaaaataagtaagcccacaaatcgcCGTTGTCGCATTAAATCTTGTAGTTGTTGTAACACGGCGAGGCCGTAATTGTCATACCAGTGGCTAGTCACGGTCACAGGTATCATGAGATAGGGTGGGTGTTTTAACACCACAAAAGAGCAGACATTATATTTTGGGgtcaaacaagatgaaagcatacattgttcacaagttacTATATTAGGTCCACCTGAATAATTCATGCATACATTAAGTCTCTTGGAgtcattattaaaaagaaaaacataagggGAGGGTAGACAAGCTAAAACAGAAGAATTGCTATCTGGGAGGTATAAGGAAACaggagcagtagcagcaagggctCTCCAAATTTCAGGTTGCCAATAGGTCTGTTTCTTAGTTGTATAAGACAACATAGGAGGAACAAATTGATTATGATGCCATCTAGTGGCATGTATTGGCCAAGGAAGAGGAATCCTATCCCAATTCTCGAATCTGCCCTCAAATGTATCATCAGCCAATGGATCCTCACCTGGATTCAGGTTGCTCCAGTCCTGAATAGTATAATCTCCACCTCCTGGTATCCTATAATCAATCCTTGAATCATAAGTACAAGATGTCCAAGTCAGATACCCTGTACGACTGTCTATGGTGTTCCATATTTTGTCTGAAGGAGCAACCTTATAACAATTCGGATATTTTGGTGGAGATTTGAAATGCAGGGTTACATAGGGGTCAAGAATCCCGGGCATACGGGCCAATAATACCCAAGCTGACCGATGACGTAGAGACCAGGAATCTGTTATAATTACTTTTTTAGAGGCCCCAACACATCCTTCTTTGGTGGTGGTAATAAAGCTTCTAGGATCATTGGGGAAGTTAAAGCAAACAGGGAAATCGTCTGTTAATCCCCTGAAGGTATAATTGAAGTTAATAGGATATTTATCTCTATTGTAAGAAGTATAGGATCCTCCCAAAATCTGAGGTTGGTCTGTGTTGACCTGTATAGGCTCATTATTCCAATTAACAACTTGGAAAGTTGGAGGAACTGGGAGATATGTCCAATATTTGGTTGGAATAGGAGAGGCGCTTACCTGGCAGGAAAGCAAAGCAAGTATGGCAATAAACATTTTCTCAGGAGAAGCTGGAGATCCTTGTAAGGAAGCTATTCCCCGTGCCTGGTGGCAGAGTATTTTCATTTGTCCCCAAGTGGGTATGGGGGCGTGCTGAGTCACCCCAGTCAGGCGACCTGGCATCTTCCTGTGGGGCAGGGGATCTGGGAGAGTAATATCCTGTAGGTGAAGTTGAGACATCTGCTTGGTGGGCAGATCCGTTCCTTGCTCATCCGGGATCTCTGATGTCAGTTGTTCCGATGCTGGTGGCATTTCTCGTGCTGGCAGGGGGGAGTGAAGGTAGAGGAGGGCCCTTCCTTTTTCGGGGTCATGGCGGCCAGGGAATCCGATATCCGAGGGGCTGAGACATGGTGAATCAATATGTCTGGAACCCAAATTGGAGAATTTGTGTCCTGTGGAAAAATGCAAGCATATCCTCAACCGCTGGTTAACAATGGGTTGGGACCTTTCCATTGTCCGGAGAAGAGATCCTTCCATTtaactaatggttttgcattcaaTTGCTCTGGGCACCAGTGGCGAAGCATTGCAGTAGTTCCGgctgaatcagtatttaaaatatttattatgaaaagaacatgttgcaagatttgatggggagaactatacttaaactcctcttcttttagtttttgaatttggatttttaatgtttgatgtgctCTTTCCACAATGGCCTGTCCCTGGGGATTATAAGGGATGCCAGTATTaggtttaatttgaaactttatacaaaattcctgaaaagacttagaagtgtaagcaggggCATtatcagttttcagagcttttggcaagcccaaatatgaaaaacaagtaaagagatgtatcacatctttaactgCCTCTCCAGTAtgagcagttgcaataataacgtgagaaaaaGTATcaacagttacatgaacaaaagacagttttccaaatgaagagacatgagttacatccatcTGCCAGAGTGCATTAGGTTTGAGACCGCAAGGATTAACTTccataggtagactattataaacagtggggcagtgtaagcaagaatGCACAATCTCttgagcagtctctctgggaatttggaattgatatcttaaGGCCGTAGCATTTTGGTGATGAAGTAAATAAGAGGCTCAGGCCTCCtaaatcacagtagccactgtatttctggttagttagtcagccaaatcattaaaggcatttaaagggccaggcAATCCAGAATGAGCACAAAAGTGTCCAgtgaagaatattttatttcttttccaaatttgttgctgtaatttacttaacaaatgaaatatggtagtctTATTTTCAAGCAAAACCacagtttcaatgtgtggaaacaGCCTGACtacatactgagaatcagaataaaggttaaattcctcatctgcaatCATAGCAAAAGCCTGtatgactgctgttatttcagctctttgac is from Bubalus bubalis isolate 160015118507 breed Murrah chromosome 4, NDDB_SH_1, whole genome shotgun sequence and encodes:
- the LOC123333116 gene encoding uncharacterized protein LOC123333116; the protein is MPGILDPYVTLHFKSPPKYPNCYKVAPSDKIWNTIDSRTGYLTWTSCTYDSRIDYRIPGGGDYTIQDWSNLNPGEDPLADDTFEGRFENWDRIPLPWPIHATRWHHNQFVPPMLSYTTKKQTYWQPEIWRALAATAPVSLYLPDSNSSVLACLPSPYVFLFNNDSKRLNVCMNYSGGPNIVTCEQCMLSSCLTPKYNVCSFVVLKHPPYLMIPVTVTSHWYDNYGLAVLQQLQDLMRQRRFVGLLILGITALIAAITSVTAAAISLTQQVHTAQYVDIMSKNISLTLATQQVIDRKLEMRVDALEEAIMHIGTE